Proteins encoded together in one Vulcanisaeta thermophila window:
- a CDS encoding SDR family NAD(P)-dependent oxidoreductase → MGRLDGKVVLVTGASRGIGGAIARAVALEGAHVIINYRQDVEGASRLKAELDKMGLSATLIKADVSSEDEVRDMMRRVREIYGSLDGLVNNAGHGSSVIWNKRFHELTWEDFMSVINVDLKGTFLCSKYALDLLRDGGSIVNVTSIPVKSGDTVGIPYLAAKASVYALTKSMALALAPRVRVNAVMLGSIETGWINWVSQEELRRIVGSIPMGRLGKPEEVARAVVFLLSDDSSFITGHVLVIDGGECLACD, encoded by the coding sequence ATGGGTAGGTTGGATGGTAAGGTTGTACTGGTGACAGGGGCCTCTAGGGGGATTGGTGGGGCGATTGCTAGGGCGGTGGCTTTGGAGGGGGCGCATGTAATCATTAATTACAGGCAGGATGTCGAGGGGGCATCGAGGCTCAAGGCTGAGCTTGATAAAATGGGGCTCAGCGCCACATTGATCAAGGCCGATGTTTCCAGTGAGGATGAGGTTAGGGATATGATGAGGAGGGTGAGGGAGATCTACGGCTCACTGGATGGCTTGGTCAACAATGCTGGGCATGGCTCCAGCGTAATCTGGAATAAGAGATTCCATGAGTTGACGTGGGAGGACTTCATGAGCGTTATCAATGTGGATCTCAAGGGCACATTCCTATGCTCCAAATACGCACTGGACCTCCTCAGGGATGGGGGCTCCATTGTCAATGTGACCTCAATACCCGTGAAATCCGGCGATACCGTGGGGATACCGTACCTGGCGGCCAAGGCCTCGGTATACGCCCTGACCAAGTCCATGGCCCTAGCCCTAGCCCCCAGGGTCAGGGTTAACGCTGTCATGCTCGGCAGTATAGAGACTGGGTGGATTAACTGGGTTAGTCAGGAGGAGCTTAGGAGGATAGTGGGTTCAATACCCATGGGCAGGCTTGGTAAGCCCGAGGAGGTTGCTAGGGCCGTGGTTTTCCTACTCAGTGATGACTCGTCATTCATCACGGGCCATGTATTGGTGATAGATGGGGGTGAGTGCCTGGCGTGTGATTAA
- a CDS encoding MFS transporter, protein MKRNALVLILTRAIRSAAFGYLAFVVPLYLKSLGFSAVLVGIYFMVATISSAVLVLVSGFLGDIIGRRDSLMIMSSLFVVAMAIYSFTDNKLIIFLTSILGVTTGVGGGGGAGGGPVAPLLTSLLADHTEPSERVRVFSINTSVAVSSSFAGSLMASLLLSLGFSDQFLFRLSLALSLISLALLLLVDRDPRRVSARSVSSVVRLRSVGNVARISIAGSLGSLGLGMVTPLLPLWFRLYLHATEVEVGEVYTVSYLASVVATLMASHVGKFLGRVRGIALFRSFSTLLFVVMALVPNFIIDAVLYVLRASLYMLTLPLRQSVSVEVIDEDERARGLSITGLARRLPYGIGSSLAGLFMDASLYALSMIVGGVIATMDPILYYVFFRKLDSGVRSNH, encoded by the coding sequence ATGAAACGCAATGCGCTGGTATTAATACTCACCAGGGCCATTAGGAGCGCAGCCTTTGGCTACCTAGCATTCGTAGTACCCCTCTACCTAAAGAGCCTCGGCTTCAGTGCAGTCCTAGTTGGTATTTACTTCATGGTGGCCACCATATCCTCGGCGGTCCTCGTTCTGGTCTCGGGGTTCCTGGGCGATATCATTGGGAGGAGGGACTCCTTAATGATAATGTCAAGCTTGTTCGTAGTGGCCATGGCCATTTATAGCTTCACGGATAATAAACTAATCATTTTCCTAACATCAATCCTGGGCGTAACCACAGGGGTTGGTGGTGGGGGTGGTGCGGGTGGTGGTCCCGTGGCCCCGTTATTAACATCATTGCTTGCGGATCACACGGAGCCCAGCGAGAGGGTTCGGGTGTTTAGTATTAATACCTCCGTGGCTGTCTCATCCTCCTTCGCAGGCTCCCTAATGGCATCCCTACTCCTTAGCCTTGGCTTTAGTGACCAATTCCTATTTAGGTTATCCCTAGCCCTGAGCCTCATCTCCCTAGCCCTGCTGCTACTGGTGGATAGGGATCCACGTAGGGTCAGCGCCAGGTCAGTATCCAGTGTGGTTAGGCTTAGGTCCGTGGGTAATGTGGCCAGGATATCCATAGCGGGCTCACTGGGGAGTCTTGGGCTTGGTATGGTGACGCCATTACTACCACTTTGGTTTAGGCTATACCTCCACGCCACGGAGGTTGAGGTTGGCGAGGTCTACACAGTGTCTTACCTGGCTTCCGTGGTGGCTACGTTAATGGCATCGCACGTGGGTAAGTTCCTGGGTAGGGTTAGGGGCATTGCACTCTTTAGGTCCTTCTCAACCCTACTCTTCGTGGTGATGGCCCTGGTGCCCAATTTCATCATTGACGCCGTGCTCTACGTACTAAGGGCCTCACTTTACATGCTCACGCTACCGCTTAGGCAGTCCGTGTCCGTGGAGGTTATTGATGAGGATGAGAGGGCCAGGGGCTTATCAATAACTGGGCTCGCCAGGAGGCTGCCCTACGGTATTGGTAGCTCCCTGGCCGGCCTATTCATGGACGCCTCACTCTATGCGTTATCCATGATCGTGGGTGGTGTAATAGCGACCATGGACCCAATCCTTTACTACGTATTCTTTAGGAAGTTGGACTCTGGCGTGCGTAGTAATCATTAA
- the prpB gene encoding methylisocitrate lyase has translation MQSVLLRRDKRDPREVRAWFRERLSKPGIVIAPGAFDAFVALMIQQLGFEAVYVSGAAFSSSLGLPDLGVFTLEELARFTKYITDAVDIPVIVDTDTGFGETLNVVRTVREFESIGAAAIHIEDQELPKKCGHLSGKHVIPADEMVKKIRAAVEARRDENFLIIARTDARGVYGLEEAIWRAQAYVEAGADVIFPEALESKEEFERFAREVKAPLLANMTEFGKSPYLTAKEFEEMGYKIVIFPVTTFRVAMKAVRDALIELKEKGTQRDLLSRMLSRQEQYEVIHYWEYEEWDKELNERVTREFSTKLKLKQ, from the coding sequence GTGCAGTCAGTACTACTCAGGAGGGATAAGAGGGATCCCCGTGAGGTGAGGGCTTGGTTTAGGGAGAGACTGTCAAAGCCTGGCATTGTCATTGCCCCAGGGGCCTTCGACGCCTTTGTGGCCCTGATGATACAGCAGTTGGGGTTCGAGGCTGTTTATGTTTCCGGGGCTGCATTCAGCTCCTCACTGGGCCTGCCAGACCTTGGGGTCTTTACCCTCGAGGAACTTGCCAGGTTTACTAAGTACATCACCGATGCCGTGGACATACCCGTCATTGTGGACACGGACACAGGCTTTGGGGAGACACTAAATGTTGTTAGGACCGTTAGGGAGTTCGAGTCCATAGGCGCCGCGGCAATACACATTGAGGATCAGGAACTACCCAAGAAATGTGGCCACCTCTCCGGTAAGCATGTGATCCCCGCTGACGAGATGGTTAAGAAGATAAGGGCCGCCGTGGAGGCCAGGAGGGATGAGAACTTCCTAATCATAGCCAGAACGGACGCGAGGGGTGTTTATGGGCTTGAGGAGGCCATTTGGAGGGCCCAGGCCTACGTGGAGGCCGGCGCCGATGTCATATTTCCAGAGGCCCTGGAGAGTAAGGAGGAGTTTGAGAGGTTCGCCAGGGAGGTTAAGGCTCCACTGCTTGCCAACATGACAGAGTTTGGTAAATCACCGTACCTAACGGCTAAGGAGTTTGAGGAGATGGGTTACAAGATAGTTATATTCCCCGTGACCACATTCAGGGTCGCCATGAAGGCCGTTAGGGATGCCCTCATTGAGTTGAAGGAGAAGGGTACCCAGAGGGATTTACTGAGTAGGATGCTCAGTAGGCAGGAGCAGTATGAGGTTATTCATTACTGGGAGTATGAGGAGTGGGACAAGGAATTGAATGAAAGGGTCACCAGGGAATTCTCAACAAAATTAAAACTCAAGCAATAA